The Oscillatoria acuminata PCC 6304 genomic interval CTTCAGGATGGCGATCGCCCTCTAATTCCCGTAAACGAGCCTCCAATTCCCGCAGACGTGCTTCTGCTGACTCCGCTCGTTGACGTTGCTGTTCAGCCTCTTGACGTTGTTGTTCCGCGAATTTGGCTATCTCCGTAGGAGTCAGAAATCGATCGCCATCGGGACGGTAGATGGTGAACTGTTCATCTTGCAGTTCAAAGCGAATCCCTAACCGGGGACTCGTAAAGTTTTCCGGCTGCTCAATCAGATCCATAGAACCCGCCTGATTGCGGATCCACCCATTGAAATCGAAGCGATCGGGGTCGAAAATATAATATTCTTCCACACCATAGCGCTCATAAAACTTTTGTTTCTTCGCCATCTCATTAAGACGATTTCCGGGGGAGAGAATTTCAAACACCACTTGGGGAGGGATGTTCCCTTCTTCCCATTGCTTGTAAGACCCGCGATCGCCTTTAGGTCGTCCGATCGCCACCATCACATCAGGGGCCTGCCGCAGTTTATTATTGCCTTCGATGGGATACCAAAGTAAATCCCCTGCGATAAAGATATTGGGGTCATTATCAAACAGAATTTCTAAATTCTCTTTAATCACTACAATCCAACGAAACTGGCGGGTATTCTCAGCCATAGGATTTCCATCACAATCGGGGTAGATGACCTTTTTAGGTTGAGGGGTGGTTGCCATAAATTAAACCTCTCAATTATTAAACAGGAAGCAACACCATTGAGTCTGGGTCAGACCCTCTGTGCCCAGACTGTTCCAGGGTCCGATTCGGTGTCTAGGGTTCTCTGATATTTTAACTAATTTTGCCGTCAATGGTCAGCAAGGGGGTTTCTGGGTTTCTGGGCTGTTCAGGAAACCCTGTTAACCAAGTCTCTAGCGGGGGTGTCGGTGAGTAAGACGATTCTCCCAGTTCCGTAAGGCAGTTATAACCAACTGATGATTAGGGTTTGGGAAATAGGGTTGTTAGAAACCCCTGGAATTTACTAATCGTTGATGTCATTCTTTAGGGCATCTTTTTCAGAATTCCTAACATCTCCAACGTCAAATCCAACTCCCCCCCTTAGCAAGGGGGGGCTGGGGGGGGTCCCTTCCGGATGAGGTAAAATGCCTTTTTTCCCTCCCTGCAAAGGACGATACAAGCGCAGCAGTAACCAGAGGATAAAGGGGGAAAGGATGCCAATACTCCAGAGGAAGGGTGGAGTTACCATAAAAAACCGATCGCCTCTTGGGGGTTGTTGCGTGGAGACAACAGTGGCGGTAATGGCACTCAATCCTAGTCCCACGGTAGCGATCGCCACCGTTTCGCTTAAAGCGCGATCGCTTTTGGTTTGTTCCAGTTGGATAATGCCTTCAATGGTTTTAATCGCATTTTCCAGTAAGCGCAATCCCGCACTTAAACTGGCAATATCTGATTCCAGTTGCGGTTGATATTTTTCTAGGGCGTAATCGGCGAAGGGTTCAAAGCAGTTTAACAGGCGATCGCCATTCTCTGGATCGAGTTTTGCGAAGGTTTTAAGTCGTCTCTGGTAGTTTTTTAAATTAGAGTTAATGGTATGTTGTTGTTCCTCTAACCGGCTTAAATAAGTGGCATAAGTAGAGAGAATTGTCAAGGTATCTGCCAGATATTTTTGTAACAGTTTCAGATTCAGGGAATCGGCAGTCACTTGTTGGGGTAAGTCGCTGACAATGCGGTGAATCACTTGTGCTGCTTGTTTCATGTCGGATTTGAGTTGCCGACTTTGTTGATACGCCCAGATAATTTTATTTCTGAATTGGAATAAGTGCCGAAAATGGGGATAGAGTTGTTGGATTTTGGTGATATCCGTATGGGAATGAAACAGGCAGATGACGAGGTGACGATTGTCTAAAATTGGACTGCGATCGCTCGGTAAACGCCATAACTCATAAAATGTCGCCCCGGCGAATTCTCCGGACCCTTTTAAATCTTTATCTTTATCCCACTGAAAATCAGCAAATAATGATAAATAATGAGAGCATTTTTCAGCGGTTTGTTCTGCATCCTGTTGTTCAGTAGGCAGCTTTCCCCAGAGTACCCAACTTTCGCCAATGGTACAGGGATTATGGCGATGTTCGAGAACAACTTTATCCAGGGTTTTAATGACTTCCAGGGGTTGGGATATTTGGGGGTTTGCCTTCTGTTCCCCGGAACAGTCGATTTGGAGGGCGTAGGTATCCCCGAGTTTAACGGGATAGTAATAGCCATCACAAGGAGACTCAAAGGGTTCAATCCCGTGCTTTTTCTGCAATAATTCTACGCTATCCGTTGCCAAACCTTCCACCTCAGCGAAGGGTTGTAATTCTTCCTGAGTCAGGCGAGGATAAATTTTTTGCCAAAATCTCAGGCGATTTTCATTGATTTTTGTTTCAGATTGTCCTAATCCATCCCCTAAATCATAGAGAAATATATCCAGAGTGGGATAAATTAACTGGAGATTGTTATTCATCAATTAAACCAGGTTGAGGGAGGGGTTTTGGGGGAATATCAGGGCAGTATTTTTTCCAATGGAATTATATCCAATCCGGTTGTCTAAAGTCAGTTTTCGCTATTAGCCCGCCCAGGAGAGGATTTGTCCGTATAGCCTCACCCTTGAGGGTGCGGGTTTTTATAGACATATCACAACCGGATTCCGTATTAGAAATTAGGAATTTCTGGATACAGCAAGAAAGTTTTCGCCGATTCGACAGAATTAGGACTCTTAAAAATCTGTTTGACAGATTGAATATCAGGTTGTCCGGGCCATCTTTCATTAATTTTTGCGAGGACTTTGGGCAGAGTGTTTAACTCAGAACTATCACTAGCAACATTAATGATTTCTGAATTGTCTCTGCTTGCTTTTTCAAAATATGCATCCGGTAAAATATCTAATCCTTTGCGATACTGATTTCCCTGTTCAGTGAACTGAGTATTCGCTTGTTGATACGCCAGTTTTAGCGGTTCATGCTTCCGGGCGAAGAGAACCAAATCGGTAAATTTTTGGGTTTTGCTGAGGGTTTGGAGTTCCTCTTGCAAGTGGGCGGGTAAGGGTTCGCTTAACTGAGCAAGTGCCGCAAGAAAGGCTTTAACAATGATGGCATCGGAGTCTTTCATAGTCCGTACAGGGTAAAGGGTGACCAATGATAGGGATCAGAAAACGGGGTATTTTCCTTGATTATAGCAAGTCCATTCCTACAGCCTTCAAAATAGTTCAGACACCGGATATCCCCGTCGGAGAGTTCCGGTTGTTGTTCTAGTTTCTCAATCTGTTGCTGATACCACTGGGATAAGTCTGCCTTGGTAACACTTTTCAGCCATTTTTGGGTGGCAGTAAAGGCGACGGGGTAGGAATGTCCTTGTTGTAATTGCTGATAAAAATAGAGGGCGAATAAAGTGCTGGCATCGGATTGGACTTGCCAGAGGGTACTGAGCACCGAACCGACACCGGAACGCAGGAAACCACTGGTTAATCCCACATATTCGCTGGTAATGGTGGGGTTGCCGGTGACAGCAGTTTCGCAGGCAGAAAGGTAGATCAGGTGATAGCTGCTGAGATTGAGTTGGATGATATCTTGAACTGTGAGAACATCGTCCCCACTCAGAAACAAGGCAGAGGCAACCGGATCGGCAAATTCATAATACCCATGTCCTGTAAAGTGTAGGACATGATGACCCTGTTCCAAAGCAGTTTTCACCGCCGGAGTCGTCGCCTCGGTTTCTGCAAAGCGGGTGGAAGTGGGAAACAGTCGGGAAATCATCTCCGATTCGATATCTGCTGCGGGAAGGGGGGCGAGAGGTTTGTGCGAACCGTCCCTATCTTTGATGAGACTCTTGGGATTTTCGATACTAAGTATAGAACTGAAAAGCCCCCCCTTAGCAAGGGGGGGTTGGGGGGGTTCTTCCCCGATACTGAAAAGCCCCCCCTTAGCAAGGGGGGGTTGGGGGGGTTCTTCGTGCCCCATACTGAGGAGAGATTGCGCCTCGGGGGAGGGGGCGGCATCTAACAAACTCAATCCAAATACTGCACTAGGAAGATAAGTAATCGCACAACTCTCGGCAAATCCATCCTGGTTTAAAAATAAGGCATGGAGGGGAAGGCGATGCAAGTCCTTGTGCGGAATCAGAATCAGGCGGTGATATCCTTGGCAATGGTTCAGTTCCTCTAAAATCGCGGAAATCTGGAGAATCTCCGAGAGGCGATCGAGTTGTTGCGGCAAAGACTTGCGCCAACTTGCTGATTGTGCGCTGGTTTTGTTCCCTTTGTCGCGACTATACGCTTGATTCCACTCCTCAATCCAGGTTTCCAACTCCTGCAAATTCCCCAGATACCCCGATTGGTCCTGAAACCGGGATTGCCGCAACACCCGGGGTTCATCCTCATCCGGTTTGAGAATAAACGTAGTGAGGGCGTAGGGACTCAGATGCCAATACACCACCGCAGTCTGACCCTGCAACAACTTCCGAATCTGCTGCCAACTCGGTTCTGCCACAGCATCCCCCCTGCCATCCAGCAACCAAGACAAACAGGCATTTTTCCCCGCCTCCGCCACTTCCAATGCCTGCACCACATCCCCTTGTTGCACCCACAAATCCACGGTTAACTGATTAAAATCAGCAAATTCTAGGGTGAGTTTTCGTTGCTTGCGGGGACTGGTACATTCCTCAACTAACCGCCGTAAGACATCAGTTCCCCGCCGTTTCAACTCCTGCGCTTGTTCCGTTTGGTTCCATCCGAGTAAGAGACGAATCAATCGGCGTAAGACTTTTAAATGTGCTTCAGGATAGGCAGTTTCGGTGAGGGTTTCCAGGGCGAGGTTGTAATGGGTGTGTGCGGTTTGCCTGTCTTGGTAGCGGGTTTTGGGGTTTTTGCGCGATCGGTTGTAATAGGCATTGGCGATGTCAAAATGCAACATCCCCCACCCTTCTGGATGGGTATCTTTCGGGCAATACTTCAACCCTTCCTCATAACTTGCCATTGCACCCTTAAATCCTCTCTCATTCAAGTCAGGGTTTAGGATGGCGAAGGCAGAGGGTAGATAGGGGGAATTGCGCCTGTGTAGCATTCCTGCGGCATCGCCTCGATTTCCCCAATCTTGCCAAGCATCCCGCTTTAGAGTTAAGCCAGAATCAAAAGAGGCAATTGCATCCTCATATTGTCGTAACTTACTCTGCGCTACCCCTCGCTTGAAATAAGCATAGGAGAAATCGGGCTTGAGGCGAATTGCTTCATTAAATGAGGCAATGGCATCCTCATATTGCCCTAAGTTACGCTGCGCTACCCCTCGATTGCAATAAGCTGTATCGAAATCGGATTTGAAGCGGATTGCTTCATTAAATGAGGCAATTGCATCCTCATATTGTTTTAAGTGATCACACAGCACTATTCCTCGATGGAAATAAGCATCGGGGAAATCGGGTTTGAGACGGATTGCTTCATTAAATGAGGCAATGGCATCCTCATATTGCCCTAATTGACTCTGTGTTAACCCTCGCAGATAATAAGCATCGGAGAAATTGGGCTTGAGGCAGATGGCTTCATTAAATGAGGCAATTGCATCCTCCTTTTGTCCTAATTGACCCTGCACTACCCCTCGATTGTAATAAGCATCGGGGAAATTGGGTTTGAGGCAAATGGCTTCATTAAATGAGGCAATTGCATCCTTATTTTGTCCTAATTGACCCTGCGCTACCCCTCGATTGTAATAAGCATCGGGGAAATCGCGTTTGAAGTGGATTGCTTCATTAAATGAGGCAATGGCATCCTCCTTTTGTCCTAATTGACCCTGCGCTACCCCTCGCAGATAATAAGCATCGGGATAATCGCGTTTGAGGCGGATTGCTTCATTCCATGAAGC includes:
- a CDS encoding Uma2 family endonuclease, giving the protein MATTPQPKKVIYPDCDGNPMAENTRQFRWIVVIKENLEILFDNDPNIFIAGDLLWYPIEGNNKLRQAPDVMVAIGRPKGDRGSYKQWEEGNIPPQVVFEILSPGNRLNEMAKKQKFYERYGVEEYYIFDPDRFDFNGWIRNQAGSMDLIEQPENFTSPRLGIRFELQDEQFTIYRPDGDRFLTPTEIAKFAEQQRQEAEQQRQRAESAEARLRELEARLRELEGDRHPEG
- a CDS encoding CHAT domain-containing protein, whose protein sequence is MWRKLWRWLKQIYHSLQQRFQKPEPPPPPRLIPDIERETKFMQTPVVEVEETGEVQEKDEAEELYQRGKEQFYRGNFTDALASWNEAIRLKRDYPDAYYLRGVAQGQLGQKEDAIASFNEAIHFKRDFPDAYYNRGVAQGQLGQNKDAIASFNEAICLKPNFPDAYYNRGVVQGQLGQKEDAIASFNEAICLKPNFSDAYYLRGLTQSQLGQYEDAIASFNEAIRLKPDFPDAYFHRGIVLCDHLKQYEDAIASFNEAIRFKSDFDTAYCNRGVAQRNLGQYEDAIASFNEAIRLKPDFSYAYFKRGVAQSKLRQYEDAIASFDSGLTLKRDAWQDWGNRGDAAGMLHRRNSPYLPSAFAILNPDLNERGFKGAMASYEEGLKYCPKDTHPEGWGMLHFDIANAYYNRSRKNPKTRYQDRQTAHTHYNLALETLTETAYPEAHLKVLRRLIRLLLGWNQTEQAQELKRRGTDVLRRLVEECTSPRKQRKLTLEFADFNQLTVDLWVQQGDVVQALEVAEAGKNACLSWLLDGRGDAVAEPSWQQIRKLLQGQTAVVYWHLSPYALTTFILKPDEDEPRVLRQSRFQDQSGYLGNLQELETWIEEWNQAYSRDKGNKTSAQSASWRKSLPQQLDRLSEILQISAILEELNHCQGYHRLILIPHKDLHRLPLHALFLNQDGFAESCAITYLPSAVFGLSLLDAAPSPEAQSLLSMGHEEPPQPPLAKGGLFSIGEEPPQPPLAKGGLFSSILSIENPKSLIKDRDGSHKPLAPLPAADIESEMISRLFPTSTRFAETEATTPAVKTALEQGHHVLHFTGHGYYEFADPVASALFLSGDDVLTVQDIIQLNLSSYHLIYLSACETAVTGNPTITSEYVGLTSGFLRSGVGSVLSTLWQVQSDASTLFALYFYQQLQQGHSYPVAFTATQKWLKSVTKADLSQWYQQQIEKLEQQPELSDGDIRCLNYFEGCRNGLAIIKENTPFSDPYHWSPFTLYGL